Proteins found in one Panthera tigris isolate Pti1 chromosome B3, P.tigris_Pti1_mat1.1, whole genome shotgun sequence genomic segment:
- the LOC102958142 gene encoding NADH dehydrogenase [ubiquinone] 1 alpha subcomplex subunit 3-like — protein sequence MARRLAAFLKDAWVKVLVASFTTGGLGIILPTVSPFTKYATMINQATPNNYPVPLQDDGNMPDVPSQSQDPKVPSLEWLKKL from the coding sequence ATGGCCAGGAGACTCGCAGCCTTCCTTAAGGATGCCTGGGTCAAGGTGCTGGTCGCATCCTTCACCACTGGGGGCCTCGGTATAATTCTGCCCACCGTTAGCCCCTTCACCAAATATGCCACCATGATCAACCAGGCCACGCCCAACAACTATCCAGTGCCGCTCCAAGATGATGGGAACATGCCCGATGTGCCCAGCCAGTCCCAGGACCCCAAGGTTCCAAGCTTGGAGTGGCTAAAGAAACTATGA